The Candidatus Pantoea soli genome window below encodes:
- the hisG gene encoding ATP phosphoribosyltransferase, translated as MLDNTRLRIAMQKSGRLSDESRELLARCGIKINLQQQRLIAFAENMPIDILRVRDDDIPGLVMDGVVDLGIVGENVLEEELLTRRAQGEDPRYFTLRRLDFGGCRLSLAMPVDETYTGPQCLNNARIATSYPHLLKKYLDKQGVAFKSCLLNGSVEVAPRAGLADAICDLVSTGATLEANGLREVEVIYRSKAVLIQRDGELPAAKQELVDKMMTRIQGVIKARESKYIMLHAPSERLEEVIALLPGAERPTVLPLAGEVSRVAMHMVSSETLFWETMEKLKALGASSILVLPIEKMLE; from the coding sequence ATGTTAGATAACACCCGTTTACGCATAGCTATGCAGAAATCCGGCCGTTTGAGTGATGAATCACGCGAACTGCTGGCGCGCTGCGGCATCAAAATTAACCTTCAGCAGCAGCGTCTGATTGCGTTTGCGGAGAACATGCCTATCGACATCCTGCGCGTGCGCGATGACGATATTCCCGGCCTGGTGATGGATGGCGTGGTTGATCTGGGGATTGTCGGTGAAAACGTGCTGGAAGAAGAGCTGCTGACGCGCCGCGCCCAGGGCGAAGACCCACGCTACTTCACGCTGCGTCGCCTGGATTTTGGCGGCTGCCGCTTGTCACTGGCGATGCCGGTTGACGAAACCTACACCGGCCCGCAATGCCTGAATAACGCCCGTATCGCCACCTCTTATCCACACCTGCTGAAGAAATATCTTGATAAACAAGGCGTCGCCTTCAAATCCTGCCTGCTTAACGGCTCGGTGGAGGTCGCGCCGCGTGCCGGTCTGGCCGATGCGATTTGTGATCTGGTCTCCACCGGCGCCACGCTGGAAGCCAACGGCCTGCGCGAAGTTGAAGTGATCTACCGCTCCAAAGCGGTGCTGATTCAGCGTGACGGCGAGCTGCCGGCGGCAAAACAGGAGCTGGTGGACAAAATGATGACGCGTATTCAGGGCGTCATTAAAGCGCGTGAATCCAAATACATCATGCTGCACGCGCCGAGCGAACGGCTGGAAGAGGTGATTGCGCTGCTGCCCGGCGCAGAGCGTCCAACCGTGCTGCCGCTGGCGGGTGAAGTCAGCCGCGTGGCGATGCATATGGTGAGCAGTGAAACCCTGTTCTGGGAAACCATGGAAAAACTGAAGGCGCTGGGTGCCAGCTCTATTCTCGTACTGCCAATCGAAAAAATGCTGGAGTAA
- the hisD gene encoding histidinol dehydrogenase, producing MSTLMKPISWQACSPEQQQALLQRPAISASASISETVQNVLVSVKQDGDAALRAFSARFDKAQPENLRVSAAEMQAAADRLSDELKQAMAVAVSNIETFHNAQILPAVDVETQPGVRCQQITRPVDSVGLYIPGGSAPLFSTVLMLATPARIAGCRRVVLCSPPPVADEILYAAQLCGIEEVFQVGGAQAIAALAFGTETVPKVDKIFGPGNAWVTEAKRQVSQRLDGAAIDMPAGPSEVLVIADDGATPAFVAADLLSQAEHGPDSQVILLTPSPQLAEEVALAVEQQLAQLPRAATARQALASSRLIVAHDLAQCVAISNQYGPEHLIIQTRQPRALVDDITSAGSVFLGDWSPESAGDYASGTNHVLPTYGYTATCSSLGLADFQKRMTVQELSPQGFLNLAATIETLAAAEQLDAHKNAVTLRVAALKEQA from the coding sequence ATGAGCACTCTGATGAAACCAATCAGCTGGCAGGCGTGCAGCCCCGAACAGCAGCAGGCGCTGCTGCAGCGTCCGGCCATTTCCGCTTCCGCCAGCATCAGCGAAACCGTGCAAAACGTGCTGGTTAGCGTGAAGCAGGATGGCGATGCCGCGCTGCGTGCGTTCAGCGCGCGCTTTGATAAAGCCCAGCCAGAGAACCTGCGCGTCTCCGCCGCAGAGATGCAGGCGGCCGCAGATCGCCTCAGCGATGAACTAAAGCAGGCAATGGCCGTCGCCGTCAGCAATATTGAAACCTTCCACAACGCCCAGATTCTGCCAGCAGTGGATGTGGAAACGCAGCCCGGCGTCCGCTGCCAGCAAATCACGCGTCCGGTAGACTCGGTTGGCCTGTATATTCCCGGCGGATCCGCCCCGCTGTTCTCTACGGTACTGATGCTGGCTACGCCGGCGCGCATTGCCGGCTGCCGTCGAGTGGTGCTTTGCTCACCCCCGCCGGTGGCAGATGAAATTCTCTATGCGGCACAGTTGTGCGGCATAGAAGAAGTGTTTCAGGTGGGCGGTGCGCAGGCCATTGCCGCCCTCGCCTTTGGCACGGAAACCGTGCCGAAAGTGGACAAGATTTTCGGGCCGGGCAACGCCTGGGTGACGGAAGCCAAGCGCCAGGTCAGCCAGCGTCTCGACGGGGCCGCCATTGATATGCCGGCCGGTCCGTCAGAAGTCCTGGTGATCGCAGATGACGGCGCCACGCCGGCGTTTGTTGCCGCCGATCTCCTGTCGCAGGCCGAGCACGGCCCCGATTCGCAGGTGATCCTGCTGACGCCTTCCCCGCAGCTGGCCGAAGAGGTGGCGCTGGCGGTGGAACAACAGCTGGCACAGCTGCCGCGCGCGGCAACCGCCCGCCAGGCGCTGGCAAGCAGCCGCCTGATTGTGGCGCACGATCTCGCGCAGTGCGTGGCGATCTCCAACCAGTACGGCCCGGAGCACCTGATTATCCAGACGCGCCAGCCGCGCGCGCTGGTGGACGATATCACCAGCGCCGGCTCGGTGTTCCTTGGCGACTGGTCACCGGAATCCGCCGGTGATTACGCCTCCGGCACCAACCACGTGCTGCCAACCTATGGCTATACCGCCACCTGCTCCAGCCTCGGCCTGGCGGATTTCCAGAAGCGTATGACGGTCCAGGAGCTGAGCCCGCAGGGCTTCCTGAACCTGGCCGCGACCATTGAGACGCTGGCCGCGGCAGAACAGCTGGATGCCCACAAAAACGCCGTGACGCTGCGCGTCGCCGCACTGAAGGAGCAAGCATGA
- the hisC gene encoding histidinol-phosphate transaminase → MSNNVEDLARANVRALTPYQSARRLGGNGDVWLNANEFPLPVPFELSQQTLNRYPECQPKQVIERYAAYAGVTPEQVLVSRGADEGIELLMRAFCEPGKDAILFCPPTYGMYSVSAETIGIEYRTVPARDDWQLNLPAIAEQLDGVKVVYLCSPNNPTGNLINPDDIRQLLTLTAGKALVVADEAYIEFCPQATLAGWLATYPHLVILRTLSKAFALAGLRCGFTLANKPVIDLLMKVIAPYPLATPVADVAAQALSEQGIALMRQHVAKLNASRDWLCAQLPQLSVVQQVFPSETNYILARFTDSPAVFKSLWDQGIILRDQNKNPGLAGCLRISIGTRKECERLIAALQALSVEQA, encoded by the coding sequence ATGAGCAACAACGTGGAAGATCTGGCCCGCGCTAACGTGCGCGCGCTGACCCCTTATCAGTCCGCGCGTCGCCTCGGCGGTAATGGCGACGTCTGGCTGAACGCCAATGAATTTCCGCTGCCGGTGCCGTTTGAGCTGTCGCAGCAGACGCTGAATCGCTATCCGGAGTGCCAGCCGAAACAGGTGATTGAACGCTATGCGGCCTATGCCGGCGTGACACCTGAGCAGGTGCTGGTCAGCCGCGGCGCCGATGAAGGCATCGAGCTGCTGATGCGCGCCTTCTGCGAGCCCGGCAAAGACGCCATTCTGTTCTGTCCGCCGACCTATGGCATGTACAGCGTCAGTGCGGAAACCATCGGCATTGAATACCGTACCGTACCGGCCCGCGATGACTGGCAGCTCAACCTGCCGGCGATTGCGGAGCAGCTTGACGGTGTAAAAGTGGTCTACCTGTGCAGCCCGAATAACCCGACCGGCAACCTGATTAACCCGGACGATATCCGCCAGCTGCTGACGCTGACGGCCGGCAAAGCGCTGGTGGTAGCGGATGAAGCCTATATTGAATTTTGCCCGCAGGCCACGCTGGCCGGCTGGTTAGCAACCTATCCGCACCTGGTCATTCTGCGCACGCTGTCAAAAGCGTTCGCGCTGGCCGGCCTGCGCTGCGGTTTTACCCTGGCGAACAAGCCGGTAATCGATCTGCTGATGAAGGTGATTGCCCCCTATCCGCTGGCCACGCCGGTGGCCGATGTGGCTGCCCAGGCGCTGAGCGAACAGGGTATCGCCCTGATGCGTCAGCACGTCGCTAAGCTCAATGCCAGCCGCGACTGGTTATGCGCGCAGCTGCCGCAGCTGAGCGTGGTGCAGCAGGTATTCCCGAGCGAGACCAACTACATCCTCGCGCGCTTCACGGATTCACCCGCCGTGTTTAAATCCCTGTGGGATCAGGGCATTATTCTGCGCGACCAAAATAAAAACCCTGGCCTGGCGGGATGTCTGCGCATCTCTATCGGCACCCGTAAAGAGTGCGAGCGCCTGATCGCCGCGCTGCAAGCCTTATCAGTGGAGCAAGCATGA
- the hisB gene encoding bifunctional histidinol-phosphatase/imidazoleglycerol-phosphate dehydratase HisB, with the protein MSQKTLFIDRDGTIIAEPPEDFQVDRMEKLAFEKNAIPALLALQNAGYQLVMITNQDGLGTDSFPQADFDGPHNLMMQILTSQGVQFSDVLICPHKPEDNCDCRKPKTKMVEAWLADGVLDSAHSYVIGDRVTDLQLAENMGIQGLRYGAEGLDWDAIQTQLTRRDRYARVNRNTKETQIQVEVWLDREGGSKINTGVGFFDHMLDQIAVHGGFRMNIDVKGDLYIDDHHTVEDTGLALGEALLKALGDKRGIGRFGFVLPMDECLARCALDISGRPHLEYKAEFSYQRVGDLSTEMVEHFFRSLSYAMMSTLHLKTKGRNDHHRVESLFKAFGRTLRQAIRVEGNTLPSSKGVL; encoded by the coding sequence ATGAGTCAGAAGACCCTTTTCATCGATCGCGACGGCACGATCATCGCCGAGCCACCGGAAGATTTCCAGGTGGACCGCATGGAGAAGCTGGCGTTTGAAAAAAACGCGATCCCGGCCCTGCTGGCGCTGCAAAACGCCGGCTATCAGCTGGTGATGATCACCAATCAGGATGGCCTTGGCACCGACAGTTTCCCGCAGGCTGATTTTGACGGTCCGCACAACCTGATGATGCAGATTCTGACCTCGCAGGGCGTGCAGTTCAGTGATGTGCTGATCTGCCCGCACAAGCCGGAAGATAACTGTGACTGCCGCAAGCCGAAGACCAAAATGGTGGAAGCCTGGCTGGCAGACGGCGTGCTGGACAGCGCGCACAGCTATGTGATTGGCGATCGCGTGACCGATCTGCAGCTGGCAGAGAACATGGGCATTCAGGGCCTGCGCTACGGTGCAGAAGGCCTGGACTGGGATGCTATTCAGACCCAGCTGACCCGGCGCGACCGCTATGCCCGGGTTAACCGCAACACCAAAGAGACGCAGATTCAGGTTGAAGTGTGGCTGGACCGCGAAGGCGGCAGCAAAATCAACACCGGCGTCGGCTTCTTTGACCATATGCTGGATCAGATTGCGGTACACGGCGGTTTCCGCATGAACATTGATGTTAAAGGCGATCTCTACATTGACGATCACCACACCGTGGAAGATACCGGCCTGGCGCTGGGCGAAGCGCTGCTGAAAGCGCTGGGTGACAAGCGCGGCATTGGCCGTTTTGGTTTTGTCCTGCCGATGGATGAGTGTCTGGCGCGCTGCGCGCTGGATATCTCCGGCCGGCCGCACCTGGAGTACAAAGCGGAGTTCAGCTACCAGCGCGTGGGCGATCTGAGCACCGAGATGGTCGAGCACTTTTTCCGCTCGCTCTCTTACGCCATGATGAGCACGCTGCACCTGAAAACCAAAGGCCGCAACGATCATCATCGCGTGGAAAGCCTGTTTAAAGCCTTTGGCCGCACGCTGCGCCAGGCGATTCGCGTTGAGGGCAACACCCTGCCGAGCTCGAAAGGAGTGCTGTGA
- the hisH gene encoding imidazole glycerol phosphate synthase subunit HisH, which translates to MNVVILDTGCANLSSVKWAIERLGYTPTVSRDPDVVLRADKLLLPGVGTAQAAMNQLQERALIELIKACTQPVLGICLGMQLLGRGSDENGGVPTLGIVDEPVTLMDTQGLPLPHMGWNQITARAGHHLFRDIPDGSYFYFVHSYAMPVNAATIAQCDYGLPFTAALQKDNFFGVQFHPERSGKAGAQLLKNFLEM; encoded by the coding sequence ATGAATGTGGTGATCCTTGATACCGGCTGCGCCAATCTCTCTTCCGTGAAGTGGGCGATTGAGCGCCTGGGCTACACGCCCACCGTAAGCCGCGATCCGGATGTTGTGCTGCGCGCCGATAAGCTGCTGCTGCCGGGCGTGGGCACCGCGCAGGCCGCCATGAACCAGCTGCAGGAGCGCGCGCTGATCGAGCTGATCAAAGCCTGTACGCAGCCGGTGCTGGGCATCTGCCTGGGTATGCAGCTGCTGGGACGCGGCAGCGATGAAAACGGCGGCGTGCCCACGCTGGGCATTGTCGATGAACCGGTGACGCTGATGGATACGCAGGGTCTGCCGCTGCCGCACATGGGCTGGAACCAGATCACCGCGCGGGCCGGTCACCATCTGTTCCGCGATATTCCGGACGGCAGCTACTTCTACTTCGTGCACAGCTACGCTATGCCGGTTAATGCCGCCACCATCGCCCAGTGCGACTATGGCCTGCCGTTCACCGCCGCGCTGCAAAAAGATAACTTCTTCGGCGTGCAGTTCCATCCGGAGCGTTCAGGCAAAGCCGGCGCGCAGCTGCTGAAAAACTTCCTGGAGATGTGA
- the hisA gene encoding 1-(5-phosphoribosyl)-5-[(5-phosphoribosylamino)methylideneamino]imidazole-4-carboxamide isomerase: MIIPALDLIDGNVVRLHQGDYGQQRDYGNAPLLRLQDYERQGAELLHLVDLTGAKDPALRQIPLLTQLLRGVSVPVQVGGGIRSRDDVAALLAAGATRVVVGSTAVKEPEAVKAWFTEFGADAMVLALDVRIDAGNRKEVAISGWQEAAGVTLEEVISWYQPVGLKHVLCTDISRDGTLSGSNVALYQEVSAAFPTIAFQSSGGIGSLADIAALRGSGAQGVIVGRALLEGKFTVAEAITCWQNG; encoded by the coding sequence ATGATTATCCCCGCTTTAGATTTAATTGACGGCAACGTGGTTCGCCTGCATCAGGGCGACTATGGCCAGCAGCGTGATTACGGCAACGCCCCCCTGCTGCGCCTGCAGGATTATGAACGTCAGGGCGCGGAGCTGCTGCATCTGGTGGATTTAACCGGTGCAAAAGACCCGGCGCTGCGCCAGATCCCGCTGCTGACCCAGCTGCTGCGCGGCGTCAGCGTGCCGGTGCAGGTTGGCGGCGGCATCCGCAGCCGTGACGATGTGGCGGCGCTGCTGGCAGCCGGCGCCACGCGCGTAGTGGTCGGCTCTACGGCCGTCAAAGAGCCGGAAGCCGTAAAGGCCTGGTTCACCGAATTTGGCGCTGACGCGATGGTACTGGCGCTGGATGTGCGCATCGATGCCGGCAACCGCAAAGAGGTGGCGATCAGCGGCTGGCAGGAAGCGGCCGGCGTGACGCTGGAAGAGGTGATTAGCTGGTATCAGCCGGTGGGGCTGAAACACGTGCTGTGTACGGATATCTCACGCGATGGCACCCTCAGCGGCTCCAACGTGGCGCTGTATCAGGAGGTGTCCGCTGCCTTCCCGACCATCGCGTTTCAGTCCTCCGGCGGCATTGGCTCGCTGGCGGACATCGCCGCGCTGCGCGGCAGTGGTGCACAGGGCGTGATCGTGGGTCGCGCCCTGCTGGAAGGCAAATTTACAGTGGCGGAGGCAATCACATGCTGGCAAAACGGATAA
- the hisF gene encoding imidazole glycerol phosphate synthase subunit HisF, with product MLAKRIIPCLDVRDGQVVKGVQFRNHEIIGDIVPLAQRYAQEGADELVFYDITASSDGRVVDKSWVSRVAEVIDIPFCVAGGIKSEEDAARILQFGADKISINSPALADPSLITRLADRFGVQCIVVGIDTWFDEASGKYHVNQYTGDEARTRVTQWETLDWVQEVQKLGAGEIVLNMMNQDGVRNGYDLVQLKKVREVCHVPLIASGGAGTLPHFLEAFEQANVDGALAASVFHKQIINIGALKNFLIDNGVEIRAC from the coding sequence ATGCTGGCAAAACGGATAATTCCCTGTCTGGACGTGCGCGACGGTCAGGTGGTCAAAGGCGTGCAGTTCCGCAATCACGAAATCATCGGTGACATCGTGCCCTTGGCGCAGCGTTATGCGCAGGAAGGCGCCGATGAGCTGGTGTTTTACGATATCACCGCCTCGTCGGATGGTCGCGTTGTGGATAAAAGCTGGGTGTCACGCGTGGCAGAAGTGATCGACATTCCCTTCTGCGTGGCGGGCGGTATCAAAAGCGAAGAGGATGCGGCACGCATTCTGCAGTTCGGCGCGGACAAGATCTCTATTAACTCGCCTGCACTGGCCGATCCTTCCCTGATCACCCGGCTGGCCGATCGCTTTGGCGTGCAGTGTATTGTGGTGGGCATTGACACCTGGTTCGACGAAGCCAGCGGGAAATACCACGTCAACCAGTATACCGGTGATGAAGCGCGTACCCGGGTGACGCAGTGGGAAACCCTCGACTGGGTGCAGGAAGTGCAGAAGCTGGGCGCCGGCGAAATCGTACTGAATATGATGAACCAGGATGGCGTACGTAACGGTTACGACCTGGTGCAGCTGAAAAAGGTGCGCGAAGTGTGTCACGTGCCGCTGATCGCTTCTGGTGGCGCGGGCACCCTGCCGCACTTCCTGGAGGCCTTTGAACAGGCAAACGTTGACGGTGCGCTGGCCGCTTCGGTGTTTCACAAACAAATTATCAATATCGGGGCGTTAAAAAACTTCCTGATCGACAACGGTGTGGAGATTCGCGCGTGTTAA
- the hisIE gene encoding bifunctional phosphoribosyl-AMP cyclohydrolase/phosphoribosyl-ATP diphosphatase HisIE gives MLTAEQLASLDWAKTAGMMPAIIQHSVSGEVLMHGYMNEEALQKTLADGNVTFFSRTKNRLWTKGETSGHFLQVVSITPDCDNDTLLILANPIGPTCHLGTSSCFSPAAPDWTFLYQLEQLLASRKSADPASSYTAKLYASGTKRIAQKVGEEGVETALAATVNDRHELTNEASDLLYHLLVLLQDQDLDLSTIINNLRARHK, from the coding sequence GTGTTAACTGCAGAACAACTGGCCAGCCTGGATTGGGCCAAAACCGCGGGCATGATGCCCGCCATTATTCAGCACAGCGTCTCCGGCGAAGTGCTGATGCACGGCTATATGAACGAGGAGGCGCTGCAGAAAACGCTGGCGGACGGCAATGTCACCTTTTTCTCGCGCACAAAAAACCGGCTGTGGACCAAAGGCGAAACCTCCGGCCACTTTTTGCAGGTGGTCAGCATCACGCCGGACTGCGATAACGATACGCTGCTGATTCTGGCTAACCCGATTGGCCCGACCTGCCATCTGGGCACCTCCAGCTGCTTCTCGCCTGCGGCACCGGACTGGACGTTCCTGTATCAGCTGGAGCAGTTACTGGCTTCGCGCAAAAGCGCCGACCCGGCCAGCTCCTACACCGCGAAGCTGTATGCCAGCGGTACCAAGCGTATCGCACAGAAGGTGGGAGAAGAAGGTGTGGAGACCGCACTGGCTGCCACCGTGAACGATCGCCATGAGCTGACCAACGAAGCCTCTGACCTGCTCTATCACCTGCTGGTGCTGCTGCAGGATCAGGATCTGGACCTCAGCACCATCATCAACAACCTGCGCGCACGCCATAAATAA
- a CDS encoding YbaK/prolyl-tRNA synthetase associated domain-containing protein, whose amino-acid sequence MTTHEKLIALLDQHNARYRILEHAAIGKCEAVAAIRGTEVGQGAKALVCHVKGNGSKQHVLAVLPADQQADLSKVAAAVGGRRASLASPAEVAALTGCVFGAIPPFSFHADLQLVVDPLLFTRYDDIAFNAGLLERSVVLNVADYQRLHNGNVMKIIL is encoded by the coding sequence ATGACCACTCATGAAAAACTCATTGCCCTGCTCGACCAGCACAACGCCAGATATCGCATCCTGGAACATGCAGCGATCGGTAAATGTGAAGCCGTGGCCGCCATCCGGGGAACGGAAGTGGGACAAGGTGCCAAAGCGCTGGTGTGTCACGTCAAGGGCAACGGCAGTAAACAGCATGTGCTGGCGGTGCTGCCGGCTGACCAGCAGGCGGACCTGAGCAAAGTGGCCGCCGCCGTCGGCGGACGTCGCGCGTCGCTGGCTTCCCCGGCGGAGGTGGCTGCGCTGACCGGTTGCGTGTTCGGTGCCATCCCGCCGTTCAGCTTTCATGCGGATTTACAGCTGGTGGTCGACCCGCTGCTGTTTACGCGCTACGACGACATCGCCTTTAATGCCGGGCTGCTGGAACGATCGGTGGTGCTCAACGTGGCGGATTATCAGCGGCTGCATAATGGTAACGTGATGAAAATAATCCTCTAA
- a CDS encoding ABC transporter substrate-binding protein, translated as MALSPLTTRLRHTLALALLAGCAFAAQAKIDQVRFAVDPTYPPFESKTPQGQLVGFDIDLGNALCAQMQARCVWVESQFDGMIPALKARKFDAILSDMGITEERLKQIDFTVPLYDTHTQLIARKGSGLLPTAESLKGKTVGVEQGTVQERYALAKWQPHGVNVVPYGDQAQVESDLVSGRLDAVFTDAAQAAIGFLQHPQGKAFELAGPIVQDPIIGPGTAIGLRKGDTELKTALDNAFAEIKKNGTFDQLQKKYFATDISIRQ; from the coding sequence ATGGCACTTTCCCCGTTGACTACCCGCCTGCGCCACACGCTGGCGCTGGCCTTGCTGGCTGGCTGCGCCTTTGCTGCACAGGCAAAGATTGATCAGGTGCGCTTTGCCGTCGATCCCACTTATCCCCCTTTTGAATCCAAAACGCCGCAGGGCCAGCTGGTGGGGTTTGATATCGACCTTGGCAACGCGCTGTGCGCACAAATGCAGGCCCGCTGCGTCTGGGTGGAGAGCCAGTTTGACGGCATGATCCCGGCGCTGAAAGCGCGTAAATTCGACGCCATCCTTTCTGACATGGGCATCACCGAAGAGCGCCTGAAGCAGATCGACTTCACCGTACCGCTGTACGACACTCATACGCAGCTGATTGCGCGTAAGGGTTCCGGCCTGCTGCCAACTGCGGAATCGCTGAAAGGCAAAACCGTGGGCGTGGAACAGGGCACGGTGCAGGAGCGCTATGCGCTGGCGAAATGGCAGCCGCACGGCGTGAACGTGGTGCCATACGGTGACCAGGCACAGGTGGAGAGCGATCTGGTTTCCGGCCGTCTTGACGCCGTGTTTACCGATGCCGCGCAGGCTGCTATCGGCTTCCTGCAGCATCCGCAGGGCAAAGCGTTTGAGCTGGCTGGCCCGATTGTTCAGGACCCGATTATCGGCCCCGGCACCGCCATCGGACTGCGTAAAGGCGATACCGAACTGAAAACCGCGCTGGATAACGCCTTCGCAGAAATCAAAAAGAATGGCACCTTCGATCAGTTGCAGAAAAAATACTTCGCCACGGATATTTCCATCCGGCAGTGA
- a CDS encoding succinylglutamate desuccinylase/aspartoacylase family protein — MQQQHHPLLSATLGTQREIVSFHFGSDSQQRVYIQAGLHGDELPGMAVAWYLKQKLLALESAGRLKSKVTLVPVANPLALGQHWHGTHLGRFHTLSGQDFNRRFPALGDKLAAELAGSLTQSEYENRRLIRDAIDRYYRDTIARSELEAQRFTLMRMASQADLMIDLHCDWDALPHLYTTPHAWPDIEPLARWLGSEVQLLAQISGGEPFDEACCEPWLTLAERFGKDYPMPRGLLPVTLELRGVADVSPEQAEKDADNIINALIEGGYVAGEVGESPALIHPPTALSGCEYIHAPYSGLLFNRRALGEWINAGEVVAEVVDPITDYVTPLVAEYGGVLYARNLTKFVTAGMLVVRLAGENAGRKGELLVM, encoded by the coding sequence ATGCAACAACAACATCATCCCCTGCTGAGTGCCACGCTAGGCACCCAGCGCGAAATCGTCAGCTTTCATTTTGGTTCTGATTCTCAACAGCGCGTCTACATCCAGGCGGGCCTGCACGGCGATGAGCTGCCGGGTATGGCGGTGGCCTGGTATCTGAAGCAGAAACTGCTGGCGCTGGAATCCGCCGGCCGGCTCAAATCCAAGGTGACACTGGTGCCGGTTGCCAATCCGTTAGCGCTGGGCCAGCACTGGCACGGTACGCATCTGGGACGTTTTCATACTCTCTCTGGTCAGGACTTCAACCGCCGCTTCCCGGCGCTGGGTGACAAACTGGCCGCCGAGCTGGCAGGCTCGCTGACGCAGAGCGAATATGAAAACAGACGCCTGATCCGTGACGCCATCGATCGCTACTATCGCGATACCATCGCCCGGAGCGAACTGGAAGCCCAGCGCTTCACCCTGATGCGCATGGCCAGCCAGGCGGACCTGATGATTGACCTGCACTGCGACTGGGATGCGCTGCCACATCTCTATACCACGCCGCACGCGTGGCCCGACATTGAACCGCTGGCGCGCTGGCTGGGCAGTGAAGTGCAGCTGCTGGCTCAAATCTCCGGCGGCGAGCCTTTCGACGAAGCGTGCTGCGAACCCTGGCTGACGCTGGCTGAGCGTTTTGGCAAGGACTACCCAATGCCGCGCGGCCTGCTGCCGGTGACGCTGGAGTTGCGCGGTGTGGCGGACGTTTCACCTGAACAGGCAGAGAAAGATGCCGACAATATTATCAACGCGCTGATTGAAGGCGGCTACGTGGCCGGTGAAGTGGGTGAATCTCCTGCCCTGATCCATCCGCCAACGGCGCTCTCGGGCTGCGAATATATTCATGCGCCCTATTCCGGCTTACTGTTCAACCGCAGGGCGTTAGGAGAGTGGATTAATGCCGGTGAAGTGGTCGCCGAAGTCGTCGATCCGATTACGGACTACGTTACGCCGCTGGTGGCTGAGTATGGCGGGGTGCTGTACGCCAGAAACCTGACTAAGTTTGTCACGGCCGGGATGCTGGTGGTGCGACTGGCGGGAGAGAACGCGGGGCGTAAGGGTGAGTTGCTGGTGATGTAA